In a genomic window of Croceibacterium sp. TMG7-5b_MA50:
- a CDS encoding ribbon-helix-helix domain-containing protein, with product MKHSVEIAGHRTSISLEPLFWEWLKEAAAAEDLPLARLVARIDAERLGAPRPPGLAGAIRLWLAARRGPAADQ from the coding sequence GTGAAGCATTCGGTGGAGATCGCCGGCCACCGCACCTCCATCAGCCTGGAACCCCTTTTCTGGGAGTGGCTGAAGGAGGCAGCGGCAGCCGAGGATCTGCCGCTCGCGAGGCTGGTGGCGCGGATCGATGCCGAACGGCTCGGCGCGCCGCGCCCGCCGGGTCTCGCCGGCGCGATCCGCCTGTGGCTGGCGGCGCGCCGGGGACCGGCTGCGGATCAGTAG